In a single window of the Streptomyces sp. CGMCC 4.7035 genome:
- a CDS encoding rhodanese-like domain-containing protein — MPTVEVADLKDDDFLLDVREDDEWQAGHAAGALHIPISEFVARYGEFTEAAPQDGRVHVICRSGGRSAQVAMYLVQQGIDAVNVDGGMQVWAAEGRPVVDDKGEPGFVL, encoded by the coding sequence GTGCCCACGGTCGAGGTCGCGGACCTCAAGGACGACGACTTCCTGCTGGATGTCCGCGAGGACGACGAGTGGCAGGCCGGTCACGCTGCGGGGGCGCTGCACATTCCCATCAGTGAGTTCGTCGCGCGGTACGGCGAGTTCACGGAGGCGGCGCCGCAGGACGGCAGGGTCCATGTGATCTGCCGCTCCGGTGGCCGCTCGGCCCAGGTCGCGATGTATCTGGTCCAGCAGGGCATTGACGCGGTGAACGTCGACGGCGGTATGCAGGTCTGGGCCGCCGAGGGCCGCCCCGTCGTGGACGACAAGGGCGAACCCGGCTTCGTGCTGTAG
- a CDS encoding J domain-containing protein has translation MTTPEAEQSESVSGAEEQAARSGDSGEAMAEDARARPEERLERAVRAAENALIEYEIAVETFRIEVENFSRLHHQKLGPMYTRLDELEAEIAEERAARSGDPEDIRRAHEARARVMPMPGVEELFHGWMDSDGLFPEAQAMLTDQPVRTPPRVRPSEEARKLYRELARKAHPDLAQDEDERMRRDEFIARVNAAYARGDEALLRELSEEWAAGAVPEERKPSRSEELYARLEWLAQRKDMLTLVARELEESAIGSMLRLAQDDPDRLLEEIAERLLAQVAEKEAELQTLRG, from the coding sequence GTGACGACGCCCGAAGCCGAGCAGAGCGAGTCCGTGTCCGGTGCCGAGGAGCAGGCCGCCCGGAGCGGTGACTCCGGTGAAGCCATGGCCGAGGACGCCAGGGCGCGGCCCGAGGAGCGGCTGGAGCGAGCCGTACGGGCCGCCGAGAACGCGTTGATCGAGTACGAGATAGCCGTGGAGACCTTCCGCATCGAGGTCGAGAACTTCTCGCGGCTGCACCACCAGAAGCTCGGGCCGATGTACACGCGCCTCGACGAACTGGAGGCGGAGATCGCCGAGGAGCGGGCCGCCCGCAGCGGCGACCCGGAGGACATTCGGCGCGCCCACGAGGCACGCGCCCGGGTCATGCCGATGCCGGGCGTCGAGGAGCTGTTCCACGGCTGGATGGACTCCGACGGGTTGTTCCCGGAGGCCCAGGCCATGCTGACGGACCAGCCCGTACGGACCCCGCCCCGTGTCCGCCCCAGCGAGGAGGCCCGCAAGCTCTACCGCGAACTCGCGCGCAAGGCCCACCCCGACCTCGCCCAGGACGAGGACGAGCGCATGCGGCGCGACGAGTTCATCGCCCGGGTCAACGCCGCGTACGCCCGCGGGGACGAGGCCCTGCTGCGTGAACTCTCCGAGGAGTGGGCCGCCGGCGCCGTTCCGGAGGAGCGCAAGCCGAGTCGTAGCGAGGAGCTCTACGCCCGCCTCGAATGGCTCGCCCAGCGCAAGGACATGCTCACGCTCGTGGCCCGTGAGCTGGAGGAGAGCGCGATCGGCTCGATGCTCCGGCTCGCCCAGGACGATCCTGACCGCCTCCTTGAGGAGATCGCGGAGCGGCTGCTGGCCCAGGTGGCGGAGAAGGAAGCCGAGCTGCAGACGCTGCGCGGCTGA
- a CDS encoding DUF2252 domain-containing protein, whose protein sequence is MTEVGAEAGAAVPRQASRISAVRGFARWPAQGSPKDEGKALRTRVRRSAHAETEADVDRPDAVTAVEESNRGRIPELTPIRVGRMAATPFAFLRGSAGLMAYDLARTPMTGIGAQICGDAHAANFGLYGDARGGLVIDLNDFDETVYGPWEWDLKRLATSLVLAGREAGADKDTCRQAAHDAVGAYRRTMRLLAKLPVLDAWNAIADEELVSHTDAHDLLGTLERVSEKARANTSGRFAAKSTEPAEDGGRRFVDAPPVLRRIPDAEAAAVAASLEEYLTTLSEDRLPLLARYAVQDVAFRVVGTGSVGTRSYVVLLLDHRGEPLILQVKEARPSALLPHLATAGRPVPEVEHEGRRVVLGQKRMQVVSDILLGWTSVAGRPYQVRQFRNRKGSVDPAALAADQVDDYARMTGALLARAHAHSADPRLISGYCGKSEELDEAIATFAVAYADRTEADHAELVAAVRAGRIAGEMGV, encoded by the coding sequence GTGACCGAGGTCGGTGCGGAGGCCGGGGCGGCGGTGCCACGGCAGGCATCCAGGATTTCCGCGGTGCGGGGCTTCGCGCGGTGGCCGGCGCAGGGCTCGCCCAAGGACGAGGGCAAGGCGCTGCGTACGCGGGTGCGCCGCTCGGCGCACGCCGAGACGGAAGCGGACGTCGACCGCCCGGACGCGGTCACCGCGGTCGAGGAGTCCAACCGCGGCCGGATCCCCGAGCTCACCCCGATACGCGTCGGCAGGATGGCCGCCACGCCCTTCGCGTTCCTGCGCGGCTCGGCGGGCCTCATGGCGTACGACCTCGCGCGCACCCCGATGACCGGCATCGGCGCCCAGATCTGCGGCGACGCCCACGCGGCGAACTTCGGCCTGTACGGGGACGCGCGCGGCGGACTGGTCATCGACCTGAACGACTTCGACGAGACGGTGTACGGCCCCTGGGAGTGGGACCTCAAGCGCCTCGCCACCTCACTGGTACTCGCCGGCCGCGAGGCGGGAGCCGACAAGGACACGTGCCGGCAGGCGGCGCACGACGCGGTCGGCGCGTACCGGCGCACGATGCGCCTGCTGGCCAAGCTCCCGGTCCTCGACGCGTGGAACGCGATTGCCGACGAGGAACTGGTCTCCCACACGGACGCCCACGATCTGCTGGGCACACTGGAGCGGGTCTCGGAGAAGGCACGGGCCAATACGAGCGGACGGTTCGCGGCCAAGTCGACGGAACCGGCCGAGGATGGTGGCCGCCGCTTCGTGGACGCACCGCCGGTGCTGCGCCGCATACCGGACGCGGAGGCGGCGGCGGTCGCGGCATCGCTGGAGGAGTATCTGACGACGCTGTCCGAGGACCGCCTCCCGCTCCTGGCCCGGTACGCGGTACAGGACGTGGCGTTCCGTGTGGTCGGCACGGGCAGTGTGGGCACGCGCTCGTACGTGGTGCTGCTCCTCGACCATCGCGGTGAACCGCTGATCCTCCAGGTCAAGGAGGCCCGCCCGTCGGCTCTGCTGCCCCATCTGGCCACGGCCGGCCGTCCGGTGCCGGAGGTGGAGCACGAGGGTCGCCGGGTCGTCCTCGGGCAGAAGCGTATGCAGGTCGTCAGCGACATCCTGCTGGGCTGGACATCGGTTGCCGGACGCCCGTACCAGGTACGGCAGTTCCGTAACCGTAAGGGCAGTGTCGACCCCGCGGCCCTGGCCGCCGACCAGGTCGACGACTACGCCCGTATGACCGGGGCGCTCCTGGCCCGCGCCCACGCCCACAGCGCCGACCCGCGTCTGATCTCGGGCTACTGCGGCAAGAGCGAGGAGCTGGACGAGGCGATAGCGACGTTCGCCGTGGCGTACGCGGACCGCACGGAGGCGGACCATGCGGAGCTGGTGGCGGCGGTGCGGGCTGGGCGGATTGCGGGGGAGATGGGGGTTTGA
- a CDS encoding acyl-CoA dehydrogenase family protein: MDFTFSEEQQAAVEAAKAVFAGVAPDGVPSPALTAGAVADDFDRTLWTRLAEADLLSLLLDAEYGGAGLDPIALCLVLRESAKVLARVPLLESTAAAVAIQAHGTPELKEELLARAARGERVLTVAAHGRTGHDPAELAVVARREGDGTWVLDGIQTAVPWAYNADAVLVPAHTDDSGRAVLVLVSRTHEGVVLAEQISTTGERLTELRLESARIAQRYVLDAEGAWERLRLLLTTGMCALALGLGEGVLRMTSEYTSKREQFGHPVATFQAVAVQAADRYIDLRAMEATLWQAAWRISSGAAGALPAAGDVAAAKIWASEGVRRVVQTAQHLHGGFGADTDYSLHRYHAWAKHLELSLGPAAAHEEALGDLLAAHPLG; the protein is encoded by the coding sequence GTGGACTTCACCTTCAGCGAGGAGCAGCAGGCGGCGGTCGAGGCGGCGAAGGCCGTGTTCGCCGGGGTCGCACCGGACGGGGTGCCCAGCCCCGCGCTGACAGCGGGGGCCGTCGCCGACGACTTCGACCGGACGCTGTGGACGCGGCTAGCGGAAGCCGACCTGCTGAGCCTGCTACTGGACGCCGAGTACGGCGGGGCGGGCCTCGACCCGATCGCCCTGTGCCTGGTGCTGCGCGAGTCGGCGAAAGTACTGGCACGCGTACCACTGCTGGAGAGCACGGCGGCCGCCGTGGCCATACAGGCCCACGGCACCCCCGAACTGAAGGAGGAACTGCTCGCACGGGCGGCCCGCGGAGAACGGGTACTCACGGTCGCCGCACACGGCCGAACCGGACACGACCCGGCCGAACTCGCCGTGGTCGCACGACGGGAGGGCGACGGCACCTGGGTACTGGACGGAATACAGACGGCGGTGCCATGGGCGTACAACGCCGACGCCGTCCTCGTACCGGCACACACCGACGACTCGGGCCGTGCCGTCCTCGTACTGGTGTCGCGCACACACGAGGGCGTCGTCCTGGCCGAGCAGATCTCCACCACAGGGGAGCGGCTCACGGAGCTGCGACTGGAGTCGGCGCGAATCGCGCAGCGGTACGTGCTCGACGCCGAGGGGGCGTGGGAGCGGCTCCGCCTGCTGCTCACCACCGGAATGTGCGCACTCGCGCTGGGCCTCGGCGAAGGCGTGCTGCGGATGACGAGCGAGTACACCAGCAAACGGGAGCAGTTCGGGCACCCGGTCGCCACGTTCCAGGCCGTCGCCGTACAAGCCGCCGACCGGTACATCGACCTGCGCGCCATGGAAGCCACGCTCTGGCAGGCCGCCTGGCGGATCAGCTCCGGCGCAGCGGGTGCGCTGCCGGCGGCCGGGGACGTGGCCGCGGCGAAGATCTGGGCGTCGGAAGGGGTACGGCGCGTGGTGCAGACGGCACAGCATCTGCACGGAGGCTTCGGCGCCGACACCGACTACTCGCTGCACCGGTACCACGCCTGGGCCAAACACCTGGAACTCTCGCTCGGCCCCGCGGCAGCGCACGAAGAAGCACTGGGAGACCTGCTCGCGGCGCATCCACTGGGATGA
- a CDS encoding DUF3662 and FHA domain-containing protein: MGVLKRFEQRLEGLVNGTFAKVFKSEVQPVEIAGALQRECDNNATIWNRDRTVVPNDFIVELSTPDYERLSPYSGQLGDELAGMVRDYAKQQRYTFMGPIKVHLEKADDLDTGLYRVRSRTLASSTNQQAPASAPAGRQGPGAPGGYGYPPAAAPSGAPPMPSAPPPGGRPGAAPYGQRPPAAPMAGGRTRYWIEINGTRHQISRATLVLGRSTDADVRIDDPGVSRRHCEIRTGTPSTIQDLGSTNGIVVDGQHTTRATLRDGSRIVVGSTTIIYRQAEG, encoded by the coding sequence ATGGGAGTCCTGAAGCGTTTCGAGCAGCGTCTCGAAGGTCTGGTCAACGGCACCTTCGCCAAGGTGTTCAAGTCCGAGGTCCAGCCAGTGGAGATCGCCGGTGCGCTCCAGCGCGAGTGCGACAACAACGCGACCATCTGGAACCGCGACCGGACCGTCGTCCCCAACGACTTCATCGTGGAGCTGAGCACGCCGGACTACGAGCGACTCAGCCCCTACTCCGGTCAGCTCGGCGACGAGCTGGCCGGCATGGTGCGCGACTACGCCAAGCAGCAGCGCTACACCTTCATGGGCCCCATCAAGGTCCATCTGGAGAAGGCGGACGACCTCGACACCGGTCTGTACCGGGTGCGCAGCCGTACGCTCGCCTCCTCCACCAACCAGCAGGCTCCCGCGTCCGCCCCGGCGGGGCGGCAGGGCCCCGGCGCTCCGGGTGGCTACGGCTATCCTCCGGCCGCCGCGCCCTCGGGCGCTCCTCCCATGCCGTCCGCGCCGCCGCCCGGCGGACGCCCCGGCGCCGCTCCTTACGGCCAGCGGCCCCCGGCCGCACCCATGGCGGGCGGGCGCACGCGCTACTGGATCGAGATCAACGGCACCCGCCATCAGATCTCCCGCGCCACGCTGGTGCTGGGCCGCAGCACCGACGCCGACGTGCGGATCGACGACCCCGGCGTGTCGCGCCGGCACTGCGAGATCCGGACCGGAACGCCCTCGACGATCCAGGATCTCGGGTCCACCAACGGCATCGTGGTGGACGGGCAGCACACCACCCGCGCTACGCTCCGCGACGGCTCGCGGATCGTCGTGGGCAGCACCACCATCATTTACCGGCAAGCCGAAGGGTGA